From one Bacillus sp. FJAT-42376 genomic stretch:
- a CDS encoding CoA-binding protein: protein MIENPSRDEIRDILKQSKRIAVVGLSSDPNRTSYMVSQAMQQAGYEIIPVNPTIDEALGVKAVPDLKSIEGPIDIVNVFRRSEFLPEVAEDFLQTDAAVFWSQLGVAHEETFHMLKDKGYTVIMDRCIKVEHAMTK, encoded by the coding sequence ATGATCGAAAATCCCTCGAGAGACGAAATCAGAGACATTTTAAAACAGAGCAAACGGATAGCGGTTGTAGGGCTTTCATCTGATCCGAACCGGACGTCCTATATGGTCAGCCAGGCGATGCAGCAGGCGGGCTATGAGATTATCCCTGTTAATCCTACGATTGATGAGGCTCTTGGAGTAAAGGCGGTTCCGGATTTGAAAAGCATTGAGGGACCTATTGATATTGTCAACGTATTCAGAAGATCCGAATTCCTCCCGGAAGTTGCGGAGGATTTCCTACAAACGGATGCAGCCGTATTCTGGTCCCAGCTGGGGGTAGCACATGAAGAGACCTTTCATATGCTGAAAGATAAAGGCTATACGGTCATTATGGACCGGTGCATAAAAGTAGAACACGCGATGACAAAATAG
- the plsY gene encoding glycerol-3-phosphate 1-O-acyltransferase PlsY, protein MIIAAIIIIAYLLGSIPSGLIVGKAGYGIDIREHGSGNLGGTNSFRTLGVKAGIIVTLSDILKGTAAASVPLWFGSDFHPLLAGIFAVVGHMYPVFARFKGGKAVATSGGVLLFYAPLLFITMLAFFFILLLVTKYVSLSSMLSGVYAVVFSLFLGNGWLIAVTSLMTIFVIYRHRANIGRIRNGTEPKVRFGKKAV, encoded by the coding sequence ATGATTATTGCGGCTATTATCATTATTGCTTATTTGCTTGGATCCATTCCATCAGGTTTAATTGTTGGAAAGGCTGGTTACGGAATTGATATCCGGGAACACGGAAGCGGAAATCTCGGAGGGACCAATTCATTTAGAACGCTTGGGGTAAAAGCGGGAATCATCGTTACATTATCAGATATTTTAAAAGGGACAGCGGCAGCCTCCGTCCCGCTGTGGTTTGGAAGTGACTTCCACCCGCTGCTTGCCGGAATATTTGCAGTTGTCGGCCACATGTATCCTGTGTTTGCGAGGTTTAAAGGCGGAAAAGCAGTTGCAACCTCGGGCGGAGTTCTTTTATTTTATGCCCCTCTTTTATTTATTACGATGCTTGCGTTCTTTTTCATCCTGCTGCTCGTGACGAAATATGTGTCCCTTTCTTCTATGCTGTCAGGTGTATATGCTGTCGTGTTTTCCCTTTTTCTCGGAAATGGCTGGCTGATTGCTGTTACGAGTTTAATGACGATCTTCGTCATTTACAGGCACCGCGCGAACATCGGCCGTATCCGGAATGGAACGGAGCCGAAGGTGCGGTTTGGGAAAAAAGCCGTTTAA